In Meleagris gallopavo isolate NT-WF06-2002-E0010 breed Aviagen turkey brand Nicholas breeding stock chromosome 15, Turkey_5.1, whole genome shotgun sequence, one DNA window encodes the following:
- the SPRY4 gene encoding protein sprouty homolog 4 → MEPRIPHNITVVPNSVMVQPLLDSRIPYGRLQHPLTILPIDQMKTTHIENDYTDNPTAPLPAAPKRPRGPHEAAPSHAQRCEQDVTHPWISFNGRPSSISSSSSTSSDQRLLDHMAPAPVAEQSSPRAVRIQPKAIHCKPLDLKEPVSQELDKHFLLCEACGKCKCKECALPRTLPSCWVCNQACLCSAQSLVNYSTCMCLVKGVFYHCTNEDDEGTCADHPCSCSQSNCCARWAFMSAVSLVLPCLLCYLPATGCVKLSQRCYDRLRRPGCRCKNTNSVMCKALPESKAGRAEKPF, encoded by the coding sequence ATGGAGCCCCGGATTCCCCACAACATCACCGTCGTCCCCAACTCTGTGATGGTCCAGCCCCTGCTGGACAGCCGGATCCCCTACGGGAGGCTGCAGCACCCGCTCACCATCCTGCCCATTGACCAGATGAAGACGACCCACATAGAGAACGACTACACTGACAACCCCACTGCTCCCCTGCCGGCAGCCCCCAAGAGACCCCGGGGTCCCCATGAAGCAGCCCCGAGCCACGCGCAGCGCTGCGAGCAGGACGTCACCCACCCCTGGATCTCCTTCAACGGGCGgcccagctccatcagcagcagcagcagcacctcgtCTGACCAAAGGCTCTTGGACCACATGGCCCCGGCACCCGTGGCTGAGCAGTCCTCACCCAGGGCGGTGCGCATCCAGCCCAAAGCAATCCACTGCAAACCCCTGGACCTGAAGGAGCCCGTGTCTCAGGAACTGGATAAGCACTTTCTGCTGTGCGAAGCCTGTGGGAAATGCAAGTGCAAGGAGTGTGCACTGCCCCGGACTCTGCCGTCGTGCTGGGTGTGCAACCAGGCGTGCCTGTGCTCGGCGCAGAGCCTGGTCAACTACTCCACCTGCATGTGTCTGGTCAAGGGTGTCTTCTACCACTGCACCAACGAGGACGACGAAGGCACGTGTGCCGACCACCCCTGCTCCTGCTCCCAGTCCAACTGCTGCGCCCGCTGGGCCTTCATGAGCGCCGTGTCCCTGGTGCtgccctgcctgctctgctACCTGCCCGCCACCGGCTGCGTCAAGCTGTCCCAGCGCTGCTACGACCGCCTGCGCCGGCCCGGCTGCAGGTGCAAGAACACAAACAGTGTCATGTGCAAGGCACTGCCCGAGAGCAAAGCCGGCAGGGCTGAGAAGCCCTTTTGA